Proteins from a genomic interval of Xanthomonas sp. AM6:
- the trpE gene encoding anthranilate synthase component I — protein sequence MITREQFQRYAAEGHTRIPVVREVLSDLDTPLSVYLKLADAPHTYLFESVEGGERFGRYSIIGLPVRRVYTFSGHTLEVRDHGALIERRDVADPFAEVEALRAAHSVPKLDGVPGFTGGLVGWFGFECIGYIEPRLASGDKRNELDTPDILLMLSEEVAVFDNLKGRLYLIVHADPREAGAWEQAQARLDALTATLRQPGAGYPAPLARDVLDESDFVSGFTRDGFIAAVEKSKEYIRAGDIFQVVLSQRLSVPFSARPVDVYRALRALNPSPYMYFLDVGDTQVVGSSPEILVRLEAGQVTVRPIAGTRPRGKTVEEDLALEAELLADPKERAEHLMLIDLGRNDAGRVSQAGSVEVGERFVIERYSHVMHIVSEVTGTLLPGLSYADVLRATFPAGTVSGAPKIRALEVIRELEPIKRNVYAGSIGYLGWHGDADTAIAIRTAVIKHGRLHVQAGAGIVYDSDPQTEWDETMNKGRALFRAVAEAARGL from the coding sequence TTGATCACCCGCGAGCAGTTCCAGCGCTACGCCGCTGAAGGCCACACCCGCATCCCCGTCGTCCGCGAAGTGCTGTCCGACCTGGACACGCCGCTGTCGGTCTATCTCAAGCTCGCCGATGCCCCGCACACCTATCTGTTCGAATCGGTGGAAGGCGGCGAACGTTTCGGCCGCTATTCGATCATCGGCCTGCCGGTGCGCCGCGTGTACACCTTCAGCGGGCACACGCTGGAGGTGCGCGACCACGGCGCGCTGATCGAGCGCCGCGACGTCGCCGATCCGTTCGCCGAGGTCGAGGCGCTGCGCGCGGCGCATTCGGTGCCCAAGCTCGACGGCGTGCCCGGCTTCACCGGCGGCCTGGTCGGCTGGTTCGGCTTCGAATGCATCGGCTACATCGAGCCGCGCCTGGCCAGCGGCGACAAGCGCAACGAACTCGATACCCCCGACATCCTGCTGATGCTGTCCGAGGAGGTCGCCGTGTTCGACAACCTCAAGGGCCGCCTGTACCTGATCGTGCACGCCGATCCACGCGAGGCCGGCGCCTGGGAGCAGGCGCAGGCGCGGCTGGACGCGCTGACCGCCACGCTGCGCCAGCCAGGCGCCGGCTATCCGGCGCCGCTGGCGCGCGACGTGCTCGACGAGAGCGACTTCGTGTCCGGCTTCACCCGCGATGGCTTCATCGCCGCGGTGGAGAAATCCAAGGAATACATCCGCGCCGGCGACATCTTCCAGGTGGTGCTGAGCCAGCGCCTGAGCGTGCCGTTCAGCGCGCGCCCGGTGGACGTGTACCGCGCGCTGCGTGCGCTGAACCCGTCGCCGTACATGTACTTCCTCGACGTCGGCGACACCCAGGTGGTCGGCTCCTCGCCGGAGATCCTGGTGCGGCTGGAAGCCGGCCAGGTCACCGTGCGGCCGATCGCCGGCACCCGCCCGCGGGGCAAGACCGTGGAAGAGGACCTGGCGCTGGAGGCGGAGCTGCTGGCCGACCCGAAGGAGCGCGCCGAGCACCTGATGCTGATCGACCTGGGCCGCAACGACGCCGGCCGCGTGTCGCAGGCCGGCAGCGTCGAAGTCGGCGAGCGCTTCGTGATCGAGCGCTACAGCCACGTCATGCACATCGTCAGCGAGGTCACCGGCACGCTGCTGCCCGGGCTCAGCTACGCCGACGTGCTGCGCGCCACGTTCCCGGCCGGCACGGTCAGCGGCGCGCCGAAGATCCGCGCGCTGGAAGTGATCCGCGAGCTGGAGCCGATCAAGCGCAACGTCTACGCCGGCAGCATCGGCTATCTGGGCTGGCACGGCGACGCCGACACCGCCATCGCGATCCGCACCGCGGTGATCAAGCACGGCCGCCTGCACGTGCAGGCCGGCGCCGGCATCGTCTACGACTCCGATCCGCAGACCGAATGGGACGAAACCATGAACAAGGGCCGCGCGCTGTTCCGCGCGGTGGCCGAGGCGGCGAGGGGGCTGTGA
- the yegS gene encoding lipid kinase YegS: MATPHWRLILNGKSAGDEALREAVADLRTRGIRLEVRVTWEEGDAERYVAEAVSDGADCIVAAGGDGTLSEVASALAHRDAAAAALPALGLVPLGTANDFASAAGIPDTPLDALELIAQAPAVAIDLLRIEAEHGPHWCANVASGGFGTQVTVETDEGLKKMLGGLAYLITGMGKLGQIDPIQARFEGPEFSWEGEFIALGLGNGRQAGGGQALCPDALLDDGLLDLTIVPEMTGEVAATLGTLVTSGKQAALERVAVRARLPWLRIEAAIPLTLNLDGEPETSRHFRIDCVPGRLRMHLPLDSALLRGRAG, from the coding sequence ATGGCAACACCGCACTGGCGTCTGATCCTCAACGGCAAGTCCGCGGGCGACGAAGCCCTGCGCGAGGCCGTCGCCGACCTGCGCACGCGCGGCATCCGGTTGGAGGTGCGGGTGACCTGGGAGGAGGGCGACGCCGAACGCTACGTGGCCGAGGCCGTGTCCGATGGCGCGGACTGCATCGTCGCCGCCGGCGGCGACGGCACCCTGAGCGAAGTGGCCAGCGCGCTGGCCCACCGCGACGCCGCGGCCGCGGCGCTGCCGGCGCTGGGCCTGGTGCCGCTGGGCACCGCCAACGATTTCGCCAGCGCCGCCGGCATCCCCGACACGCCGCTGGACGCGCTGGAGCTGATCGCGCAGGCGCCGGCAGTGGCCATCGACCTGCTGCGCATCGAGGCCGAGCACGGCCCGCACTGGTGCGCCAACGTCGCCAGCGGCGGCTTCGGCACCCAGGTCACGGTGGAGACCGACGAGGGCCTGAAGAAGATGCTCGGCGGGCTGGCCTACCTGATCACCGGGATGGGCAAGCTGGGCCAGATCGACCCGATCCAGGCGCGGTTCGAGGGGCCGGAGTTTTCCTGGGAAGGCGAATTCATCGCGCTGGGCCTGGGCAACGGGCGCCAGGCCGGCGGCGGCCAGGCGCTGTGCCCGGACGCGCTGCTCGACGACGGCCTGCTCGACCTGACCATCGTCCCGGAGATGACTGGCGAAGTCGCCGCCACGCTGGGCACGCTGGTCACCTCCGGCAAGCAGGCCGCGCTGGAGCGCGTGGCGGTGCGCGCGCGGCTGCCGTGGCTGCGCATCGAGGCGGCCATCCCGCTGACCTTGAACCTGGATGGCGAGCCGGAGACTTCGCGGCATTTCCGCATCGACTGCGTGCCCGGCCGCCTGCGCATGCACCTGCCGCTGGATTCGGCGTTGCTGCGCGGCCGCGCGGGGTAG
- a CDS encoding GNAT family N-acetyltransferase: protein MAALHIRPATADDAALILRLIRDLARYERAEDAVQTDEAGLRASLFGPGATAHALICEADAQPIGYAVYFYNYSTWLGRNGLYLEDLYVAPEHRGGGAGKALLRHLARQAVAEGCGRFEWSVLDWNRPAIDFYEAAGARAQDEWTVYRLQGEALARFAAG, encoded by the coding sequence ATGGCCGCGCTGCACATCCGCCCGGCCACCGCCGACGACGCGGCGCTGATCCTGCGCCTGATCCGCGACCTGGCCCGCTACGAGCGCGCCGAGGACGCGGTGCAGACCGACGAGGCCGGGCTGCGCGCCAGCCTGTTCGGCCCGGGCGCCACCGCGCATGCGCTGATCTGCGAAGCCGACGCGCAGCCGATCGGCTACGCGGTGTACTTCTACAACTACTCGACCTGGCTCGGCCGCAACGGCCTGTACCTGGAAGACCTGTACGTGGCCCCCGAACACCGCGGCGGCGGCGCCGGCAAGGCCTTGCTGCGGCACCTGGCCCGGCAGGCCGTGGCCGAGGGTTGCGGCCGGTTCGAATGGTCGGTGCTGGACTGGAACCGGCCGGCGATCGACTTCTACGAAGCCGCCGGCGCGCGGGCGCAGGACGAATGGACCGTGTACCGGCTGCAGGGCGAGGCGCTGGCCAGGTTCGCGGCCGGCTGA
- the rpe gene encoding ribulose-phosphate 3-epimerase, producing MSDCIISPSILSADFARLGEEVDAVLAAGADWIHFDVMDNHYVPNLTIGPMVCQALRKHGVTAPIDVHLMVEPVDRLIPDFAEAGASLISFHPEASRHVHRTIQLIKSHGCKAGLVLNPATPVDILDWVLDDLDLVLVMSVNPGFGGQAFIPAALDKLRAVRSRIDASGKPIRLEIDGGVKPDNIAAIAAAGADTFVAGSAIFNAPDYAAVIAQMRAAVAGR from the coding sequence ATGTCCGACTGCATCATCTCCCCGTCCATCCTGTCCGCCGACTTCGCCCGCCTCGGCGAGGAAGTGGACGCCGTGCTCGCGGCCGGCGCCGACTGGATCCATTTCGACGTGATGGACAACCACTACGTGCCGAACCTGACCATCGGCCCGATGGTGTGCCAGGCGCTGCGCAAGCACGGCGTCACCGCGCCGATCGACGTGCACCTGATGGTCGAGCCGGTGGACCGGCTGATCCCGGATTTCGCCGAGGCAGGCGCCAGCCTCATCAGCTTCCATCCCGAGGCCAGCCGCCACGTGCACCGCACGATCCAGCTGATCAAGTCGCACGGCTGCAAGGCCGGGCTGGTGCTCAATCCGGCCACCCCGGTGGACATCCTCGACTGGGTGCTCGACGACCTGGACCTGGTGCTGGTGATGTCGGTCAACCCGGGCTTCGGCGGCCAGGCCTTCATCCCCGCGGCGCTGGACAAGCTGCGCGCGGTCCGCAGCAGGATCGACGCCAGCGGCAAGCCGATCCGGCTGGAGATCGACGGCGGGGTCAAGCCGGACAACATCGCCGCGATCGCCGCGGCGGGCGCGGACACCTTCGTCGCCGGCTCGGCGATCTTCAACGCCCCGGACTATGCCGCGGTGATCGCGCAGATGCGCGCGGCGGTGGCGGGGCGCTGA
- a CDS encoding DnaJ domain-containing protein, whose amino-acid sequence MHWYGKLLGAIVGALLFRPNPVFGAALGLLVGHALDADWFKLGQREDPYRELGVTRDATDAEIELAYRRLISQYHPDKVAGASPELRARAEKKASQLNTAYDRIRTLRKR is encoded by the coding sequence ATGCACTGGTACGGAAAACTGCTCGGCGCGATCGTCGGGGCGCTGCTGTTCCGGCCCAATCCGGTGTTCGGCGCGGCGCTGGGGCTGCTGGTCGGGCATGCGCTGGACGCCGACTGGTTCAAGCTCGGCCAGCGCGAGGACCCCTACCGCGAGTTGGGCGTGACCCGCGACGCCACCGATGCGGAGATCGAGCTGGCCTATCGCCGGCTGATCTCCCAGTATCACCCCGACAAGGTCGCCGGCGCCAGCCCGGAGCTGCGGGCGCGGGCCGAGAAGAAGGCCAGCCAGCTCAACACCGCCTACGACCGTATCCGCACCCTGCGCAAGCGCTGA
- a CDS encoding phosphoribosylaminoimidazolesuccinocarboxamide synthase, which produces MSTTLLQSDLPGLPLRHRGKVRDVFDIPRDRLPADAPPGDYLLMVATDRLSAFDVVLPDPIPGKGEMLCQVSNFWFKKTEHLMPNHLTGIDVAAVLPAGVDAQLYARRAVVTKKLKPVPVEAIARGYLIGSGWKDYQRTGKVSGIELPDGLRQAEKLAEPIFTPSTKAAVGDHDENIDFDAMVKTVGAELAERVRDATLRIYRFAADFAAERGILLADTKFEFGTDADGRLYIMDEMLTPDSSRYWPADEYQVGTSPPSYDKQFVRDYLETLDWGKTAPGPRLPQDVIDRTRAKYAEALQRLAGISID; this is translated from the coding sequence GTGTCCACCACGCTGTTGCAATCCGATCTGCCCGGCCTGCCGTTGCGTCACCGGGGCAAGGTCCGCGACGTATTCGATATCCCCCGCGACCGCCTGCCTGCCGACGCCCCGCCCGGGGACTACCTGCTGATGGTCGCCACCGACCGCCTGTCGGCGTTCGACGTGGTGCTGCCCGACCCGATTCCCGGCAAGGGCGAGATGCTGTGCCAGGTCTCCAACTTCTGGTTCAAGAAGACCGAGCACCTGATGCCCAACCACCTCACCGGCATCGACGTGGCCGCGGTGCTGCCGGCCGGCGTGGACGCGCAGTTGTACGCCCGGCGCGCGGTGGTGACCAAGAAGCTCAAGCCGGTGCCGGTGGAGGCGATCGCCCGCGGCTACCTGATCGGCAGCGGCTGGAAGGACTACCAGCGCACCGGCAAGGTCAGCGGCATCGAACTGCCCGACGGCCTGCGCCAGGCCGAGAAACTGGCCGAGCCGATCTTCACCCCCTCGACCAAGGCCGCGGTCGGCGACCACGACGAGAACATCGACTTCGACGCGATGGTCAAGACCGTCGGCGCCGAACTGGCCGAGCGCGTGCGCGACGCCACGCTGCGCATCTACCGCTTCGCCGCCGACTTCGCCGCCGAGCGCGGGATCCTGCTGGCCGACACCAAGTTCGAGTTCGGCACCGACGCCGACGGCCGCCTGTACATCATGGACGAGATGCTGACCCCGGACTCCTCGCGCTACTGGCCGGCCGACGAATACCAGGTGGGCACCAGCCCGCCGAGCTACGACAAGCAGTTCGTGCGCGACTACCTGGAGACGCTGGACTGGGGCAAGACCGCGCCCGGCCCGCGCCTGCCGCAGGACGTGATCGACCGCACCCGCGCCAAGTACGCCGAGGCGCTGCAGCGGCTGGCGGGGATTTCGATCGACTGA
- a CDS encoding MFS transporter yields the protein MSAQTSAAPPGFSAYQKVVAGMLAFLQFAVILDFMLMSPLGATIMPALRIGPTQFGLVVSAYAFSAALSGLLTAGFADRFDRKRLLLFFYAGFIVGTAWCGLARSFESLLLARIVTGLFGGVIGSVVLAIATDLFPAQLRGRVMGLIQTAFAASQVLGIPIGLYLSNRWDWHAPFLAMAAFGLLAGLVVAWRLQPVTGHLQAPREHGAWRHLLHTLTVPRHLLAFAATALLSTGGFMLMPFSSAYIVGNLGIALHSLPTIYLITGLCAIVFGPLIGRATDRFGILPVFTFGTLLSSVMVLVYTHLGPVPLPVLIVVNVFLFAAIFSRMIPFQALAASVPALPQRGAFNAISASVQQLSGGLASLVAGHIVTIGADGRLQHFAVVGYVVVAVSLLAWALLRGLQRSMQREPDLQGAAAG from the coding sequence ATGAGCGCGCAGACCTCCGCCGCGCCCCCGGGCTTCAGCGCTTACCAGAAAGTGGTGGCCGGCATGCTGGCCTTCCTGCAGTTCGCCGTCATCCTCGATTTCATGCTGATGTCGCCGCTGGGCGCGACGATCATGCCCGCGCTGCGCATCGGCCCGACCCAGTTCGGCCTGGTCGTGTCGGCGTATGCGTTCAGCGCCGCCCTCTCCGGGCTGCTGACCGCCGGCTTCGCCGACAGGTTCGACCGCAAGCGGCTGCTGCTGTTCTTCTACGCCGGCTTCATCGTCGGCACCGCGTGGTGCGGGCTGGCGCGGAGCTTCGAGAGCCTGCTGCTGGCGCGCATCGTCACCGGGCTGTTCGGCGGCGTGATCGGCTCGGTGGTGCTGGCCATCGCCACCGACCTGTTTCCCGCGCAACTGCGCGGGCGGGTGATGGGATTGATCCAGACCGCTTTCGCCGCCAGCCAGGTGCTGGGCATCCCGATCGGCCTGTACCTGTCCAACCGCTGGGACTGGCACGCGCCGTTCCTGGCGATGGCCGCGTTCGGCCTGCTCGCCGGGCTGGTCGTGGCGTGGCGGCTGCAGCCGGTCACCGGACACCTGCAGGCGCCGCGCGAACACGGCGCGTGGCGGCATCTGCTGCATACGCTGACCGTGCCGCGCCATCTGCTGGCGTTCGCCGCGACCGCGCTGCTGAGCACCGGCGGATTCATGCTGATGCCGTTCAGCAGCGCCTACATCGTCGGCAATCTCGGCATCGCTCTGCACAGCCTGCCGACCATCTACCTGATCACCGGGCTGTGCGCGATCGTGTTCGGCCCGTTGATCGGCAGGGCCACCGACAGGTTCGGCATCCTGCCTGTGTTCACCTTCGGCACGCTGCTGTCCAGCGTGATGGTGCTGGTCTACACCCATCTCGGCCCGGTCCCGCTGCCGGTGCTGATCGTGGTCAACGTGTTCCTGTTCGCCGCGATCTTCTCGCGCATGATTCCGTTCCAGGCATTGGCGGCGTCGGTGCCGGCACTGCCGCAGCGCGGCGCCTTCAACGCGATCAGCGCCTCCGTGCAGCAACTGTCCGGCGGCCTGGCATCGCTGGTCGCCGGGCATATCGTCACGATCGGGGCCGACGGCCGGCTGCAGCACTTCGCGGTGGTCGGCTACGTGGTGGTCGCGGTATCGCTGCTGGCCTGGGCGCTGCTGCGCGGGCTGCAGCGGAGCATGCAGCGCGAGCCGGACCTGCAGGGCGCCGCGGCGGGCTGA
- a CDS encoding 4Fe-4S dicluster domain-containing protein produces the protein MTPIHAAKTVCKQPPGAVAPSVELARCEGKGDCVRVCPEQVFELRRIDADDYLRLGLLQRFKLRVHGMRVAYAPNADACRGCGLCVEACPEHAIVLRRVQPA, from the coding sequence ATGACGCCCATCCACGCTGCCAAGACCGTGTGCAAGCAGCCGCCCGGCGCCGTGGCGCCGAGCGTGGAACTGGCACGCTGCGAGGGCAAGGGCGATTGCGTCCGGGTGTGCCCGGAGCAGGTGTTCGAACTGCGCCGCATCGATGCCGACGACTATCTGCGCCTTGGCCTGTTGCAGCGGTTCAAGCTGCGCGTGCACGGCATGCGCGTCGCATACGCGCCCAACGCCGACGCCTGCCGCGGTTGCGGCCTGTGCGTGGAAGCGTGCCCGGAACACGCGATCGTGCTGCGCCGGGTGCAACCGGCATGA
- a CDS encoding sigma-70 family RNA polymerase sigma factor yields MSPSHPAPETDRDIAATVLRERSRLGNFIRRRVLDRADAEDILQDVLSEFVQAYRLPAPIEQASAWLFQVARNRIIDRFRKRRAQPPDARIGGADEDGDDDTLRLDLELPAPDGGPEAAYARASLLAALQQALDELPDTQREVFVAHEFEGRSFRQMADDSGIAINTLLARKRYAVLYLRARLQAAYDELES; encoded by the coding sequence ATGAGCCCATCGCACCCAGCGCCCGAGACCGACCGCGACATCGCCGCGACGGTCCTGCGCGAGCGTTCCAGGCTCGGCAACTTCATCCGCCGCCGCGTGCTCGACCGGGCCGACGCCGAGGACATCCTGCAGGACGTGCTCTCCGAGTTCGTGCAGGCCTACCGGCTGCCCGCGCCGATCGAGCAGGCCAGCGCGTGGCTGTTCCAGGTCGCGCGCAACCGCATCATCGACCGCTTCCGCAAGCGCAGGGCGCAGCCGCCGGACGCGCGCATCGGCGGCGCAGACGAGGACGGCGACGACGACACGCTGCGCCTGGACCTGGAACTGCCCGCGCCCGATGGCGGGCCGGAGGCCGCGTATGCGCGGGCGAGCCTGCTGGCGGCCTTGCAACAGGCGTTGGACGAACTGCCGGACACCCAGCGCGAGGTGTTCGTGGCCCACGAATTCGAGGGCCGCAGCTTCAGGCAGATGGCGGACGACAGCGGCATCGCGATCAACACCCTGCTGGCGCGCAAGCGCTACGCCGTGCTGTACCTGCGCGCGCGGCTGCAGGCGGCTTACGACGAACTCGAATCATGA
- a CDS encoding Mpo1-like protein gives MDTTAYARPIDRYFASYSDDHRNAANQRIHVVAVPAILWSVVALLWCIPVGGSWFQSGLWAALGMFAAWMYYNRLSRPLGYGMLAAFFFCGCLCRLLEARIGLPGLLWLAVGVFVVAWIAQFVGHKLEGHKPSFLTDLVYLLIGPAWVLAKLYRRMGWRY, from the coding sequence ATGGATACCACCGCCTACGCGCGCCCGATCGACCGCTACTTCGCCAGCTATTCCGACGATCACCGCAATGCCGCCAACCAGCGCATCCACGTGGTCGCGGTGCCGGCGATCCTGTGGTCGGTGGTGGCGCTGCTGTGGTGCATCCCGGTCGGCGGCAGCTGGTTCCAGAGCGGGCTGTGGGCGGCGCTGGGGATGTTCGCGGCATGGATGTACTACAACCGGCTGTCGCGGCCGCTGGGCTACGGCATGCTGGCGGCGTTCTTCTTCTGCGGCTGCCTGTGCCGGTTGCTGGAGGCGCGCATCGGCCTGCCCGGCCTGCTGTGGCTGGCAGTGGGCGTGTTCGTGGTGGCGTGGATCGCGCAGTTCGTCGGGCACAAGCTGGAAGGCCACAAGCCCAGCTTCCTCACCGACCTGGTGTACCTGCTGATCGGGCCGGCCTGGGTGCTGGCCAAGCTCTACCGGCGCATGGGCTGGCGCTACTGA
- a CDS encoding NAD-dependent epimerase/dehydratase family protein: MTDTPAIAAAAVSATPADAAGGRTALLFGGSGQIGERLLQGLLAAGWQVHAVSRTAQPPRAGVHWHLGELGALQAPPVQADAIFSCGPLDAFAAWYRRTPLRAPRVVAFGSTSLEVKRDSLDAAERDVARRLREAEATLFAVAAERAAAVTVLRPTLVYGAGRDRTLSAIAALARRSGWFVLPRSARGLRQPVHVQDLADAALAVLAHPATHGRSYALGGGEVLSYREMVRRVLAALQPPARLLPLPHALFALALSVAHAGGRLRGMNRAALQRMGEDLVFDLAPAQRDFGYAPRAFAPDAAMLGVSR; encoded by the coding sequence ATGACCGACACGCCCGCCATCGCCGCCGCCGCCGTTTCCGCCACGCCTGCCGACGCCGCGGGCGGGCGCACCGCGCTGCTGTTCGGCGGCAGCGGCCAGATCGGCGAGCGCCTGCTGCAAGGCCTGCTGGCCGCCGGCTGGCAGGTGCACGCGGTCTCGCGCACGGCGCAGCCGCCGCGCGCCGGCGTGCACTGGCACCTGGGCGAACTGGGCGCGCTGCAGGCGCCGCCGGTGCAGGCCGATGCGATCTTCAGCTGCGGGCCGCTGGATGCGTTCGCCGCCTGGTACCGGCGCACGCCGCTGCGCGCGCCGCGCGTGGTCGCGTTCGGCTCCACCAGCCTGGAGGTCAAGCGCGATTCGCTGGATGCCGCCGAGCGCGACGTCGCGCGGCGCCTGCGCGAGGCCGAGGCCACGCTGTTCGCGGTGGCCGCCGAGCGCGCCGCCGCGGTCACCGTGCTGCGCCCGACCCTGGTCTACGGCGCCGGCCGCGACCGCACGCTGAGCGCGATCGCGGCGCTGGCGCGGCGCAGCGGCTGGTTCGTGCTGCCGCGCAGCGCCCGCGGCCTGCGCCAGCCGGTGCACGTGCAGGACCTGGCCGACGCGGCGCTGGCGGTGCTGGCGCATCCGGCCACGCACGGCCGCAGCTATGCGCTGGGCGGCGGCGAGGTGCTCAGCTACCGCGAGATGGTGCGGCGGGTACTGGCCGCGCTGCAGCCGCCGGCGCGGCTGCTGCCGTTGCCGCATGCGCTGTTCGCGCTGGCCCTGTCCGTCGCCCATGCCGGCGGCCGCCTGCGCGGGATGAACCGCGCCGCGCTGCAGCGCATGGGCGAGGACCTGGTGTTCGACCTGGCGCCGGCGCAGCGCGATTTCGGCTATGCGCCGCGCGCGTTCGCGCCGGATGCGGCGATGCTGGGCGTGTCGCGCTGA